AAGGAGTTCGAATCTGTGGGGAACATCTGATGGGTGCAGGAACCAAGGGGCACAGGCTTACAGATATGTATAGCctctgaagaaaaagaaggaaaaataaaaaagaaagagaaatggtGAGCCTTTGCAAGCCACACAAatcttttgcttcttttttgCTCGAAATTTACCCattgtttattttcatcatGATGAGGCATTGGGTATCACGTGTAATTGTCCTTTTGCTTCATTCGAGTTCCCTCCTTTCGTTCTgtggataatgttggataaattaaatttataatttaaattttataagtTAAATGATATAGAAGTTACAATGTTGGATagattaaatttataatttaaattttacaaGTTAAATGATATAGAAGttgttaattgaattattatttcattattgattaatgtgtttatttttattgacacacatcatttagtttgaaatttttttacagTATTTATTGGATATttaaagaggtcgcacttggtgcgatgacaagtgtcttcgcccatgagcggtaggtctcgggttcgagacttgagagcaacctctccataaatggggataAGGCTAGccaacattcacctctcccagaccctgggTAAAACGGAagtcttgtgcactgggtacgacctattTACTGGATATTTAGAGTTATTTAATTGGtagatttttatttaaaaatacaaaagtcaTAATTTAATGATTAAAAAGTCTGAAGCACTTTTGTTTAGGAGGAAATAAGATTTAAATTAAAGAGAAACCTCTGTGACACCTAAGGTTTTGAGAATCATACAAGAGATCGTTTTTTGCTTGGGGAGGAACACACCCTTCCAAACATATAAATTAGTATAGTTATGCCCAAGGAAAGTGATAGCATTTGCTGTGGAGTTTGCTTCCCTATAATTATGATTCCATTCTACTAGCTCGAAAGATAAGGCAATCCATATAATTTCCTCAATAATGGTCCTAATTCTGCACGATACTGTACACTTTCTTGAAACTGCATCGATGACAATCTTCTAGTCCCCGTCTACCACAATTTTCCTGAATTGACGATGGTTGGCAAAAGCTAGAACTTCCACCATGGTGATCGTGTTTGCCCTAAGATGACAAGCCTCGCCAAAGAGGGTAGCCCTTGATGATTTATGATAATAAAACCCTCTGCAGCAGAAGAACCCTCCACTAACCCATCAAAATTAAGTTTATCAAAGCCTTCTGCATGAGGCTTCCAATTTGGTGTTGACTGAGATCTTACTCGTGCTTGGTTCCTGTTTCATAATAGCATTCAAGAAATCTTTGCCAATTGAAGCCGCTACCATGAGACAACGAGTTAGATAAAGTTTAATctgtttaaaaacaaaattaattatatcATTCTACATTTGCCAACAAAGAATTAGTATTTTAATAATATCATAAAGATCATCTTTATCTAAAGTTGACATCCCTATTAACCAATCATTCATTTTGGTAATAAGGGGGTGGAGACAGATTATTACAAAGTTTCCAAACTTCTTGAGCATAAGTATAGTAAACAAAATGGTGTAGTTGATCCTCCTCTACAATATTGCATAAGGGACAAAGAGTTAGACCATTTGGGTAATACTTAATCTTCTATACGCGGACAATCTATTTCTTATAAGCAACCAAAGcaaaaaacttaattttatgAGGTATATTAAGTTTCCACACTTTCCTTAGTAAATCTTTGAAAGGTTTAATGTGAGCATCATTAATTTGATCCAAGTAGCGGATTTAATTGAGTAATTTCCATTAGTAGACGGTCCCGAGATAAACTCATTGTCATTTAATGGCATAAGGAAGGCAAAAAATTTATTTGCCACATTGTAAAGTCTAGTCTTAAGTATTTGGCTTTCCATGTCAAATATTGTATTTGTGTACCACATGCTTAATTTAGTTTTAAACTACATTCTCTGATTATGGGGTATTGCTGCTGGGATTAAACGTTCAAGGATGTGGCTCACTTCACTTCAGAAAGTTTGATCATATTTGTGCATTTCATGTCTATATTGCTCGCTGCTTTCCAGCTGGCTGGGCACGCAAATTAAGAGTTGCCCACATAGGCTTCCTGACAGCTTTCAGCTGATGGTCATATCTCAGTCCTTAATCTTTTTTTATTAGCTTGTAGTACGACAAGTGTCCTTGGTAAGTGAAAAACAAATTGATGCCTTTGGGTTAAGATCCCTTAGCTAGGGTTGTTTGTTTTTGGAGGTTTAGAAtttatttgagagagagagtgcttTCAAAGctttgagcttgcctcttcttTATTTATGGAACTCTAGTTGCAAAACCAACTTTATGCATTAAACACTCAATCAGTGTATATTAGGGTTGCATTGTTTTAAGGTTTTGCATTAGGTTCTTGGTCTGGTTTTAAGCTTTAAATCCATTTTTAGACCAAGTTTTTAGATTCAAGTTAGGTTTTTCCTTCAACTGTTTGACTGGAGAATCTGACTAGTCGTTTGAATTTCAATTTTATATGCATATCATAACATCTTATCATTTCGTGATTTGAGTTGATATCGGTACCACAAAGTGAATAGCTCAGGAGGAGCTGCCACTTAGTGAAGACCAAAGGAGTTCATCTCGTGTAAAgtaaggttgcacaaaggtaaaacTGCTCCGTAGATAGggatctaggaattgagcttgtgtAGTCTTTGTAAGAATCTTGTTTGCATTAGTGAATTAGACTCATTGGATAGTCCCCAGTTTTTTAACACAGAGGTGAATTTTTCTAACCAAAAACATCCCGTGCAATTTATCGCTTTTCAAGTTTATTTATCTTACTCTTTGCTTGTGATATATGTTCATCATTATTGGCAAATAGATAAGTCTATGCAACTAAGATTGTCAGAGTTAAAATGTGCATTAAATTAGATCTTAGTTAACTAGGAACACTTTAGTAAACTGAGCCTTGAATTAACTATTTCCGTTGTGAGTAGATTAAAATATCTGATCTTAGTTGACGAGTGTTGCTAACTAGTCAGACAAGTACGTATATAGATTTTAAATTGCAGGTTATTCCATATGGTACAAATTTCAATTGGTATCAGAACTTTGCTCTAGATATACTTTGAGTGATCTTTGGGAGCTACTGGTAGTGGGTGGAATCTCACCATGGATTGTGATTGTGTTGTGGGATCTCGTAACTCTCCTCCATTATTTGATAGTACAAATTATGCCGCTTGGAACGAgaagtttcaaatcttttttgAAGCTCAAGATCTCATTGCTGTTGATTATCTCACCCTTGAGTGGAAGGCTCCATCAAGGCTATTCGATGAAGAGTCTGTGATTAAGCCAAAAGGTGAATTGACTTAAATGGAAATTGCTTTGGCCATGGCTAATAGGAAAGCAAAGAATGCTATTATTTCTGCCATTTCGTCTAATCAGTTTACTCATGTTCAATATTGCACAACCGCTAAGCAAACTTGAGACAAATTCCTAATTCTTCATGAGGGTGATAAACAAGTGAGAGAAATAAAGCTCTATATGACTCtttcaaaatttgagaatttgagaATGCTCAAATCTAAAACCTTCTCCGTCTTCTATGAGAAAGTTAAAATGTTGACAAATGAAGCCTTAAGATTAGAAAAACTTATTGCtgaaaaaattgttcaaaagatTTTGATCTGAGAATCTAATTTCCGGCAAGAGAAAAGAAGTGCTAAGCAACAATCCCTGACCGTGGTCCCCACAAGCGATACCGCAAAATCCTAGATCTGAACCGTAAATTCACACCCTCGCGAAGAAGCTACTAGAACTTCTCTTCACGTTGACCGTCGCATACCTTTCCACGTGGCACCACATGAATCGCGGTTCATCGACCCCATCACAAGATACGCGTAGACGATCATAACCAGCTCGCCGCCCGCACTCAGCAGGGAGAGGCCACATTCGGAACCTTCTCTGTCTATAAATACACGCAAGTGTCGGCTTTATAAATctctctatctttctctctcctctctctttctctctctacaccgTCGCGTGAGAGCTCCACCGCCAATTCATGGCGGCGACGCAGGCGAGTCTTCTCCTCCAGAAACAGCTCAAGGGTATTTAGAAAGATTTCAATTCAGTCAATTTGTATTTATTCCGATTGTTGATTGGTTTACCGGATTGGGTTTTCTTCGACCTGTTTGATTTTTGACCGATTCTGAttctttaatgttgttttgGCAGATCTTTGCAAGAACCCGGTCGATGGATTCTCGGCCGGTCTGGTCGATGAAAACAATATCTTTGAGTGGAGCGTCACGATTATCGGACCGCCTGATACGCTCTAGTAAGTGCCTTTTCGGATTCGTTTCCGGCTCAATTTTGTGGCTTTATTGATTGGGTTTTGTGGTTTAGCTCTTGTGCACAATAAGATAGTCGATTTCAGtgtttttattatgtttttatgCTGGATTGGATCAAAGGTGATTGAAATTCTTGGACTTTCAATTTGATTGTGGTTTCCCTAAATTTTGTGTTTGACTTTTAGTTGAGGTGACGGATTTAGGGGTTTTTGTCCAATGATGGTGGTACGAGCTCGGgaaattgttttatttcaacTTAGAATTTGTTAAAGTTTCATAGTTAAAAAAAAGTTGTGTAGTTTACATTATCTCGAATAGCAACCTATTTTGTTGGTTTGTTTTATTACTAGTATGGATGAGAATATCGTCCTCTGTTTTCACTCGTAAGCAAAGCATTAATTTAAGAAGTTTCCGCTCACTTGAGATTTATTGTGTCCATATCATATTTTTCACCATGCATCGTCCTATTGAAGCTCATCACTGCATGTTATCTAATTGCAGTGAGGGGGGGTTTTTCAATGCCATCATGAGCTTTCCAAATAATTATCCGAACAGCCCTCCGACGGTTAAGTTTACTTCAGAGATATGGCATCCAAATGGTTGGTTTCTGTCCTAAGTTTTGGATAATTTGCACTTGTTTTCCGAGTACTGATCTTGGCTATTTTACATGTGAAGTTTATACTGATGGGCGTGTTTGCATATCTATTCTTCACCCCCCTGGTGAGGACCCAAATGGTTATGAGCTTGCAAGTGAGCGCTGGACGCCTGTCCATACGGTATGGAATTAATTTAAAATAGTGTCCGCACATTGCTTCATTTGTAGGAAAGAGAATATTTGTTGCCATGTTAGCAATTCTTGATTCAAAGATTGTCTTCACAATGTTCACATTGATACCTATGATCTCGTTCCTTGTGTAGATAGCTTGTTCGGAGGTGGATGAGGAATTTTCAGTTTTTCCGTATGCTAGTATGAAAAAAtagacaaaaattgaaaaataaaattgaataaaGTATCTAAGAGTCCCTTGTTTAGCCAGTACAAATTGGACAAGGAACTCTTTGTATATCTAGTAAAATATGCCATAGGTATgctttagaaaacaaaactaaaggaATGTTAAATATGTATTTAAgccaaagtaatcatataacaGATGATATAATAGTAATTTGAGACAAATTtgatcgtacccagtgcacaaggctcccgctttacgcagggtctggatcAATGACTCATAATTCCATTTATTTGTGATCACTTGGTATTATTTCAGAATGCTCCTacaattaaaaaatgaaaattgataTGCTTGAATATTACGTTTTGTCGCCAACAAAAACAAGAAGTACCCTTCTCAATGAGGAGATAACTTGTTGCATACATAAGAGCTTAGGCTTTCACCAGTGACCTTAAGCCGCACCGGGGTCCCAGTTTGAAGTGAATCCTCGACCAGAATTTAAAACAAAGTAGATAAAGTGGGAAAGGTCAGTTACAGAGGGATCCAAGAGAACGGGGGTTGGATGACTGATTGTCTAGTTGACTTTGTTGCCTTTAGACAATGAAAGGAGTAAATGGGGACTGCAGAGTTATAGAAGGGACATGAGTGGCTATGTTGCGGAGTCAATTTTAAAAGGGGAGAGATAGGGGAGAGAGAGCATGGTAGGCAGATGAATTTGGGTTTGAGGAGGAAAAAACATAACATGGAAGAGAGAATTTGTCCTAACATggttatgttttattttattctatCAAATATGCAGTTGTTCAGAAACGTAACAAAGTTGGTGGGATTAGAAATTGGCAGCTTAATGAGGGTGATGGTTCCAAAATTCATCTTTTATCGAAAGAGTTGGGTGTAGCTGATAGtctagaaaaaatatttttgagcggggcatttttttttttttttgttctcttcCAAATGTCATGACCCCTTTTGGGGTCTATATACTGGCTTTGTTTTCGTAACAGTGGACATAATTGTGTTCCATATAATGCAATTACATTTATttcataacattttttttttcttcagctgGCTTGATTGTTGTGACAATTATATATCGTCATGCGATTATTATGTTTACTTTTTGCCTAATAGATAGGAGCAAATTCTCTTTTTGTTTGGTTAACATTCATTCCAATATTCATAATATATTGTCAATAAGTGGAAATCATGGAGCTTCATTCAAGCTCCTCAAATTACAAAGTACATTCTCAGAGAAAGTTTTTGGTTTATTAGGAATTGTGGATGTTCCATGCAATGCAAGTTATATACCTATTCACTGTCTCGTCCACAT
This window of the Malus domestica chromosome 03, GDT2T_hap1 genome carries:
- the LOC103421245 gene encoding ubiquitin-conjugating enzyme E2 7; protein product: MAATQASLLLQKQLKDLCKNPVDGFSAGLVDENNIFEWSVTIIGPPDTLYEGGFFNAIMSFPNNYPNSPPTVKFTSEIWHPNVYTDGRVCISILHPPGEDPNGYELASERWTPVHTVESIVLSIISMLSSPNDESPANVEAAKQWRDRREEFKKKVSRCVRKSQEML